One region of Columba livia isolate bColLiv1 breed racing homer chromosome 30, bColLiv1.pat.W.v2, whole genome shotgun sequence genomic DNA includes:
- the GADD45GIP1 gene encoding LOW QUALITY PROTEIN: large ribosomal subunit protein mL64 (The sequence of the model RefSeq protein was modified relative to this genomic sequence to represent the inferred CDS: deleted 1 base in 1 codon), translating into MAAPVRRALAAALTATRGYRAAPLPLRPRPAPADPARRFGRLGEAAGVPAASLWPGPERLREAEAEEREWDPPLRERQEALERREREEAREREERAQRVARALAAMPARVRAWREERAAARERARAEAERRRRLLEGAGLALAPPRPGAPPRGPAQAQALLAELERRERREEKRRRRRERDEARGARWPPAEAAAAERPPPGPPEPAPGTGGGS; encoded by the exons ATGGCGGCGCCCGTGCGGAGGGCACTGGCGGCGGCGCTGACCGCGACGCGGGGCTAccgggcggccccgctgccgctgcgGCCGCGCCCGGCGCCCGCGGACCCGGCGCGGCGGTTCGGGCGGCTCGGGGAGGCCGCGGGGGTCCCGGCCGCGTCGCTCTGGCCCGGCCCCGAGCGGCTGCGCGAGGCGGAGGCGGAGGAGCGCGAGTGGGACCCGCCGCTGCGGGAGCGGCAGGAGGCGCtggagcggcgggagcgcgaGGAGGCGCGGGAGCGCGAGGAGag GGCGCAGCGCGTGGCCCGC GCCCTGGCCGCGATGCCGGCGCGGGTGCGCGCGTGGCGGGAGGAGCGCGCGGCGGCGCGGGAGCGCGCGCGGGCCGaggcggagcggcggcggcggctgctggagggggcggggctggcgctggccccgccccgcccgggaGCGCCCCCGCGCGGCCCCGCGCAGGCGCAGGCGCTGCTGGCGGAGctggagcggcgggagcggcgggaggagaagcggcggcggcggcgcgagCGGGACGAGGCGCGCGGAGCGCGTTGGCCGCCCGCTGAGGCCGCTGCTGCCGAGCGgccccccccgggaccccctgAACCTGCCCCCGGGACCGGCGGGGGCTCCTGA
- the RAD23A gene encoding LOW QUALITY PROTEIN: UV excision repair protein RAD23 homolog A (The sequence of the model RefSeq protein was modified relative to this genomic sequence to represent the inferred CDS: inserted 1 base in 1 codon; deleted 4 bases in 3 codons), with amino-acid sequence MAVTVTLKTLQQQTFKIRMEPHETVRALKEKIEAARGRDAFPVAGQKLIYAGKILSDDVPIREYRIDERNFVVVMVTKAKAPPGAAPEAAAPAEPPPAPGPPPAADTVPPPPAAPSEEPPAPDAPAAPAEPPPGSVPPPGSAGRSADAASTLVTGSEYETMLSEITSLGYERERVVAALRASFNNPHRAVEYLLTGIPGSPEPERPPVQESRPPEQPVPEGENPLEFLREQPQFQNMRQVIQQNPALLPALLQQLGQENPQLLQQISQHQEQFIQMLNEPLGELGELEGEVGAIGDEXPQMNYIQVTPQEKEAIERLKALGFPESLVIQAYFACEKNENLAANFLLSQNFDDD; translated from the exons ATGGCCGTGACCGTCACGCTGAAGACGCTGCAGCAGCAGACGTTCAAGATCCGCATGGAGCCGCACGAGACG gtTCGGGCGCTCAAGGAGAAGATCGAGGCGGCGCGGGGCCGCGACGCGTTCCCGGTGGCCGGGCAGAAGCTGATCTACGCCGGGAAGATCCTGAGCGACGACGTCCCGATCCGCGAGTACCGCATCGACGAGAGGAACTTCGTGGTCGTCATGGTCACCAAG GCCAAGGCCCCCCCGGGCGCCGCCCCTGaggccgccgcccccgccgagccccccccggccccggggcCCCCCCCGGCCGCCGACACCGTCCCCcccccgccggccgcccccagcgaggagcccccggcccccgacgcccccgcagcccccgcggAGCCCCCGCCCGG CTCCGTGCCCCCCCCGGGCAGCGCCGGGCGCTCGGCGGACGCCGCGTCCACCCTCG TGACGGGCTCCGAGTACGAGACCATGCTGAGCGAGATCACGTCC TTGGGCTACGAGCGCGAGCGCGTGGTGGCC GCGCTGAGGGCGAGTTTCAACAACCCCCACCGCGCCGTGGAGTACCTGCTGACG GGCATCCCCGGCAGCCCCGAGCCCGAGCGCCCCCCCGTGCAGGAGAGTCGCCCCCCAGAGCAGCCGGTGCCTGAAG GGGAGAACCCGCTGGAGTTCCTGCGCGAGCAGCCGCAGTTCCAGAACATGCGGCAGGTGATCCAGCAG AACCCGGCGCTGCTGCCCgcgctgctgcagcagctgggccaGGAGAACccgcagctgctgcag CAAATCAGCCAGCACCAGGAGCAGTTCATCCAGATGCTGAACGAGCCGCTGGGCGAGCTGGGCGAGCTGGAGGGGGAGGTGGGCGCCATCGGGGACG TCCCCCAGATGAACTACATCCAGGTGACGCCGCAGGAAAAAGAAGCCATAGAGAGG CTCAAGGCGCTGGGCTTCCCCGAGAGCCTGGTCATCCAGGCCTATTTCGCCTGCGAGAAGAACGAGAACCTGGCGGCCAATTTCCTGCTCAGCCAGAACTTCGACGACGACTGA
- the CALR gene encoding LOW QUALITY PROTEIN: calreticulin (The sequence of the model RefSeq protein was modified relative to this genomic sequence to represent the inferred CDS: deleted 3 bases in 2 codons) has product MSRRSLPALLGALLALAAAGPTQFFREEFTDGDAWTSRWVESKHKPDYGRFVLTAGKFYGDAEKDKGLQTSQDARFYAISARFEPFSNRDRALVLQFTVKHEQNIDCGGGYVKLFPAGLAQDDMHGDSEYNIMFGPDICGPGTKKVHVILNYKGKNVLINKDIRCKDDEFTHLYTLVLRPDNTYEVKIDNARVESGALEDDWDLLPPRKIKDPQAQKPEDWDERPKIDDPEDTKPEDWDKPSTSPDPEAKKPEDWDEEMDGEWEPPVIQNPEYKGEWRPRQIDNPSYKGKWVHPEIDNPEYSPTPQLYAYDSFGAIGLDLWQVKSGTIFDNFLITDDEKFAEEIGNETWGATKEAERRMKEQQDEEQRRRQEEEEEQRRADKDEDEEGEGDEEEEEEEEEPEPEEAAPRDEL; this is encoded by the exons ATGAGCCGCCGCAGCCTCCCCGCCCTGCTCGGCGCCCTCCTGGCGCTGGCGGCCGCCGGGCCCACCCAGTTCTTCCGGGAGGAGTTCACGGACGGCG ACGCCTGGACCAGCCGCTGGGTGGAATCGAAGCACAAACCCGACTACGGGCGGTTCGTGCTCACGGCCGGGAAGTTCTACGGGGACGCCGAGAAGGACAAAG GGCTGCAGACCAGCCAGGACGCGCGTTTCTACGCCATCTCGGCGCGCTTCGAGCCGTTCAGCAACCGCGACCGCGCGCTGGTGCTGCAGTTCACGGTGAAGCACGAGCAGAACATCGACTGCGGCGGCGGGTACGTGAAGCTGTTCCCGGCCGGGCTGGCGCAGGACGACATGCACGGAGACTCGGAGTACAACATCATGTTCG GCCCCGACATCTGCGGCCCCGGCACCAAGAAGGTTCACGTCATCCTCAACTACAAGGGCAAGAACGTGCTGATCAACAAGGACATTCGCTGCAAG GACGACGAGTTCACGCACCTGTACACGCTGGTGCTGCGCCCCGACAACACGTACGAGGTGAAGATCGACAACGCGCGCGTGGAGTCGGGGGCGCTGGAGGACGACTGGGACCTGCTGCCCCCCCGCAAGATCAAGGACCCCCAGGCCCAGAAACCCGAGGACTGGGACGAGCGGCCCAAGATCGACGACCCCGAGGACACCAAGCCCGAG GACTGGGACAAGCCGAGCACATCCCCGGACCCCGAGGCCAAGAAGCCCGAGGACTGGGACGAGGAGATGGACGGGGAGTGGGAGCCCCCGGTGATCCAGAACCCCGAGTACAAG gGCGAGTGGCGGCCCCGGCAGATCGACAAC CCCAGTTACAAGGGCAAGTGGGTGCACCCCGAGATCGACAACCCCGAGTACAGCCCC ACCCCCCAGCTCTACGCCTACGACAGCTTCGGCGCCATCGGCCTCGACCTCTGGCAG GTCAAATCCGGCACCATCTTCGACAATTTCCTCATCACGGATGACGAGAAGTTTGCGGAGGAGATCGGGAATGAGACCTGGGGGGCCACCAAG gaggCGGAGCGCAGGATGAAGGAGCAGCAGGACGAGgagcagcggcggcggcaggaggaggaggaggagcagcggCGCGCGGACAAGGACGAGGAcgaggagggggagggggacgaggaggaggaggaggaggaggaggagccggAGCCCGAGGAGGCGGCGCCGCGGGACGAGCTGTGA
- the FARSA gene encoding LOW QUALITY PROTEIN: phenylalanine--tRNA ligase alpha subunit (The sequence of the model RefSeq protein was modified relative to this genomic sequence to represent the inferred CDS: deleted 1 base in 1 codon) gives MSAGVAELLLQRLEREPAGPGGGLCSLAAAAALGVEHQAVVGAVKSLQALGEVIEAQPRSTQRWELSPEGAEVLRDGSPEVRLLRSLPPGGLPPAQAAKLPGGSVGFSKAMANKWLHLDKGAPGGPRVLPAVPAVQDAVQESLRRVQCGEAEQLPERERAELKRRKLLLEVTLKSYWITKGSAFSTAVTRQETELTPDMIATGSWRARPFKPYNFSALGLPPACGHLHPLLKVRSQLRQIFLEMGFSEMPTQNFVESSFWNFDALFQPQQHPARDQHDTFFLLDPAEAPAPPPAYAAKVKKVHSQGGYGSQGYKSEWRMEEARRNLLRTHTTAASARALYRLARQEKFSPVKLFSIDRVFRNESLDATHLAEFHQVEGLVAERGLGLAHLLGLLRQFFGKLGITRLRFKPAYNPYTEPSVEIFSYHEGLGRWVELGNSGVFRPELLLPMGLPENVAVIAWGLSLERPTMIKYGINNIRELVGHRVNLQTVYDSPLCRMDA, from the exons ATGTCGGCCGGCGTGgccgagctgctgctgcagcggcTGGAGCGGGAGCCCGCGGGGCCCGGCGGGGGCCTGTGCAGCCTGGCGGCCGCGGCCGCGCTCGGCGTCGAGCACCAGGCGGTCGTGGGCGCCGTCAAGAGCCTGCAGGCGCTGGGGGAG GTGATCGAGGCGCAGCCGCGCTCCACCCAGCGCTGGGAGCTCAGCCCCGAGGGCGCCGAGGTGCTGCGGGACGGGAGCCCCGAGGTGCGGCTGCTGCGGAGCCTCCCGCCCGGGGGGCTGCCCCCCGCCCAGGCCGCG AAGCTGCCCGGCGGCTCCGTGGGGTTCAGCAAGGCCATGGCCAACAAGTGGCTGCACCTGGACAAGGGGGCG CCCGGCGGCCCCCGCGTGCTGCCCGCG GTGCCGGCGGTGCAGGACGCGGTGCAGGAGAGCCTGCGGCGGGTGCAGTGCGGGGAGGCCGAGCAGCTGCCCGAGCGCGAGCGCGCGGAGCTCAAGCGCAGGAAACTGCTGCTGGAAGt caccctcaaGTCGTACTGGATCACCAAGGGCAGTGCGTTCAGCACGGCCGTGACGCGGCAGGAGACGGAGCTGACGCCCGACATGATCGCCAC GGGCTCGTGGCGCGCCCGGCCGTTCAAGCCGTACAACTTCTCAGCGCTGGGGCTGCCGCCCGCCTGCGGACACCTGCACCCGCTGCTCAAGGTCCGGTCCCAGCTGCGCCAGATCTTCCTGGAGATGGG GTTCTCGGAGATGCCCACCCAGAACTTCGTGGAGAGCTCGTTCTGGAACTTCGACGCGCTGTTCCAGCCGCAGCAGCACCCGGCGCGCGACCAGCACGACACCTTCTTCCTGCTGG aCCCCGCCGAggcccccgcgccgccccccgcctaCGCGGCCAAGGTGAAGAAGGTCCATTCGCAGGGCGGCTACGGCTCGCAGGG GTACAAGAGCGAGTGGCGGATGGAGGAGGCGCGGAGGAACCTGCTGAGGACGCACACGACGGCGGCGAGCGCGCGGGCGCTGTACCGGCTGGCGCGGCAG GAGAAGTTCAGCCCCGTCAAGCTGTTCTCGATCGACCGCGTGTTCCGCAACGAGAGCCTGGACGCCACGCACCTGGCCGAGTTCCACCAGGTGGAGGGGCTGGTGGCCGAgcgggggctggggctggcgcacctgctggggctgctgcggCAGTTCTTCGGGAAGCTGG GGATCACCCGCCTGCGCTTCAAACCCGCCTACAACCCCTACACCGAGCCCAGCGTGGAGATCTTCAGCTACCATGAGG GTCTGGGGCGCTGGGTGGAGCTGGGGAACTCGGGCGTGTTCCgcccggagctgctgctgcccatggGGCTCCCCGAGAACGTCGCGGTCATCGCCTGGGGGCTGTCGCTGGAGCG ccccaccatgATCAAATACGGCATCAACAACATCCGCGAGCTGGTCGGGCACCGCGTCAACCTGCAGACGGTCTACGACAGTCCCCTGTGCCGCATGGACGCCTGA
- the SYCE2 gene encoding synaptonemal complex central element protein 2: MSRKEREEPEGEAGEGDGPFPCGDEPPDEGPDRPEPPPPSPPLDGPASRFFAALEASLGSLQERAQRLIRRVNEGRRDDQGLVSGLREGLLLKVSSLAEQLEERLFQLYGLHTERLQRRLQELAELLERVAQAQAELRRVCRTVEAAYRELCLQHEA, from the exons atGTCGCGGAAGGAGCGTGAGGAGCCGGAGGGCGAGGCTGGGGAGGGCGACGGCCCGTTCCCGTGCGGGGACGAGCCCCCCGACGAGGGGCCCGACAG GCCGGAGCCCCCCCCTCCGTCGCCGCCCCTGGACGGCCCGGCCTCGCGGTTCTTCGCGGCGCTGGAGGCGAGCCTGGGCTCCCTGCAGGAGCGGGCGCAGCGGCTGATCCGGCGCGTCAACGAGGGGCGCAGGGACGACCAGGGGCTGGTGAGCGGCCTGCGCGAGGGGCTGCTGCTCAAG GTGTCGTCCCTGgcggagcagctggaggagcgGCTGTTCCAGCTCTACGGGCTGCACACCGAGCGGCTGCAGCGgcggctgcaggagctggcGGAGCTGCTGGAGCGCGTGGCGCAGGCCCAGGCCGAGCTGCGCCGCGTGTGCCGCACCGTGGAGGCCGCGTACCGGGAGCTGTGCCTGCAGCACGAGGCCTGA
- the GCDH gene encoding glutaryl-CoA dehydrogenase, mitochondrial, with the protein MALRAAVPLLRRVRSGVRWGGSGPPPQARFEWRDPLCLDSLLTAPERLLRDELRRFCRERLQPRVLRAHRHEEFDRGVVSELGALGVLGPTIKGFGCAGTSSVGYGLIARELERVDSAFRSLLSVQSSLVMHPILEFGTPAQRERLLPPLARGELLGCFGLTEPNHGSDPGRMETRARHNPGAGTYTLRGCKTWITNAPVADLFVVWGVCEGDGRVRGFLLERGLRGLSTPGIQGKFSLRASATGSIVMDDVEVPEDNVLPGAVGLAAPMRCLTHARFGIAWGALGAAESCLETARQYVLDRSQFGGPLARNQLVQVKLADMVTEIALGLQACVQLGRLRDEGRAAPEAVSMLKRNSCAKALAVARAARDLLGANGVCDEFQVVRHMLNLEAVSTYEGTHDIHALILGRAITGIAAFAPDTAGTPRGQRGDTKGTAGDTKGTAGDKAPAPQG; encoded by the exons ATGGCGCTCCGAGCCGCGGTCCCGCTGCTGCGCCGGGTCCGGAGCGGCGTCCGCTGGGGGGGCTCGGGCCCCCCCCCGCAGG CGCGGTTCGAGTGGCGGGACCCGCTGTGCCTGGACTCGCTGCTCACGGCTCCCGAGCGGCTCCTGCGGGACGAGCTCCGGCGCTTCTGCCGCGAGCGGCTGCAGCCGCGTGTGCTGCGCGCGCACCGCCACGAGG AGTTTGACCGGGGGGTCGTGTCCGAGCTGGGGGCGCTGGGGGTGCTGGGCCCGACCATCAAAG GTTTCGGGTGCGCGGGCACGTCCTCCGTGGGGTACGGGCTGATCGCGCGGGAGCTGGAGCGCGTGGACAGCGCGTTCCGCTCGCTGCTGAGCGTGCAGTCGTCGCTCGTCATGCACCCCATCCTGGAGTTCGGGACCCCCGCGCAGCGGGAGCGGCTGCTGCCCCCCCTGG CGCGGGGGGAGCTCCTGGGCTGTTTTGGGCTGACGGAGCCGAACCACGGGAGCGACCCCGGGCGGATGGAGACGCGGGCGCGGCACAACCCGGGGGCGGGGACGTACACCCTGCGGGGCTGCAAGACATG GATCACCAACGCGCCGGTCGCCGACCTGTTCGTGGTGTGGGGGGTGTGCGAGGGCGACGGGCGCGTGCGGGGGTTCCTGCTGGAGCGGGGGCTGCGCGGGCTCAGCACCCCCGGGATCCAGGGCAAGTTCTCGCTGCGCGCGTCGGCCACGGGCTCCATCGTCATGGACGACgtggaggtgcccgaggacaaCGTGCTGCCCGGCGCCGTGGGGCTGGCG GCCCCCATGCGCTGTCTGACCCACGCGCGGTTCGGCATCGCCTGGGGGGCGCTGGGCGCCGCGGAGTCGTGTCTGGAGACGGCGCGGCAATACGTGCTGGACCG GTCCCAGTTTGGGGGGCCGCTGGCGCGGAACCAGCTGGTGCAGGTGAAGCTGGCGGACATGGTGACCGAGATCGCGCTGGGGCTGCAGGCGTGTGTGCAGCTGGGCCGGCTGAGGGACGAGGGACG GGCCGCCCCCGAGGCCGTGTCCATGCTGAAGCGCAACTCGTGCGCGAAGGCGCTGGCGGTGGCGCGGGCGGCGCGGGACCTGCTGGGCGCCAACGGCGTCTGCGACGAGTTCCAGGTCGTGCGGCACATGCTCAACCTGGAGGCCGTGAGCACCTACGAGG GCACCCACGACATCCACGCGCTGATCCTGGGACGCGCCATCACCGGCATCGCGGCCTTCGCCCCCGACACggcggggacaccgcggggacaGCGCGGGGACACcaaggggacagcaggggacaccaaggggacagcaggggacaaGGCGCCAGCGCCGCAGGGGTGA